A single Augochlora pura isolate Apur16 chromosome 2, APUR_v2.2.1, whole genome shotgun sequence DNA region contains:
- the Taf11 gene encoding TATA-box binding protein associated factor 11, giving the protein MDNIFGKEDSGNESEHIDIDDKEGKDSPFRNSISKDTESMDADNMHVKVESDAMSSQSQSDVDETSSNLLGTMAEDQIDIVKHEIEGNREEEQTTEDLFGNDIVLPHANPINVKERRESKEKSKKELEEEEREKMQVLVSNFTEDQLDRYEMYRRAAFPKAAIKRIMQTITGCSVSQNVVIAMSGIAKVFVGEIVEEALDVMEAHQEAGPLLPKHLREAVRRLRLQGQIPNGRAHKAFFRL; this is encoded by the exons ATGGATAACATTTTTGGGAAAGAAGATTCTGGGAATGAAAGTGAACACATAGACATAGATGACAAGGAAGGAAAGGACAGTCCATTCCGAAACTCTATATCCAAGGATACAGAATCAATGGATGCAGATAATATGCATGTTAAG GTAGAATCTGATGCAATGAGTTCTCAATCTCAGTCAGATGTGGACGAAACAAGTTCTAATTTGTTAGGCACAATGGCGGAGGATCAAATAGATATTGTTAAACATGAAATTGAAGGTAATAGAGAAGAGGAGCAAACTACAGAGGATCTATTTGGAAATGATATCGTATTACCACATGCGAATCCaataaatgttaaagaaagaagagaaagcaaagaaaaaagtaaaaaagaattagaagaagaggagagagaaaaaatgcA GGTATTGGTTTCTAATTTCACGGAGGATCAATTGGATAGATATGAAATGTATAGGAGAGCCGCTTTTCCGAAAGCAGCAATAAAAAGA attatgcAAACAATTACGGGTTGTTCCGTTTCGCAAAACGTAGTTATAGCTATGTCTGGTATCGCAAAAGTGTTCGTCGGAGAAATTGTGGAAGAAG CTCTCGATGTTATGGAAGCACATCAAGAAGCAGGACCATTACTGCCAAAACATTTAAGAGAAGCTGTTAGGCGATTAAGGCTTCAAGGACAAATACCAAATGGTCGTGCACATAAGGCGTTTTTTagactgtaa